AAcggcagcaccaacaacagcagccaacgTTCCGAGCCACAAAGAAGCACGCAACACATTCTGGTCAagctgctggagctggaggATTGCGTGTACCGGCAGCAATTAATCATCGCACACCTAACGCAGGCAGCAGGAGAtgcatatttgaaaatttgcaAATCATAAGGCGGACGGACGCTCGCTCGGTTGGTCGTTCGGacggttggttggttggttggctgGTTGGTTAGCTGGTTGGTTAGCTGCTTGGTTAGCTGCTTGGCTGGAGAGATGAACCGGCGATCGATCTTTGGGGCCGCCTGCTGCACTTCACTTGCTTAGTCAGCGCTGCCAAAAACGCCCCCAGCGAAAACGATGCGCTTGAGCTGAGCCCGCGACTGGAATTGGGAGTGAGACTGAGCCAGAGCCTGAATCTGAATCTGAGCCGAGCTCCAGCTGAAGTTGAGCTTGTTCGATTTCGCTCTGATCGCTGATTGCATTCCTTGATATCGGAGGCAACGATTGCTGCTCCTTGCGCCTGGGAACACAGCGTTCGCTGCGGCGCTTTGTACGTGACACTCGTTCGCCTGCTGATACTGCCTCCTGCAACTCCTCCTCAGCCTTAACCTCCTCCTGCTCCCtctcagctccagctgcgttcccttaataattaattaatgtaaTTGGCCTGTCGTTGTTGCGGCGATAATGATCTCATCAAGATGTGTGTTTGAGATTTCGAATTCAATTTTGAATTGCGCTCGCAAACGCTCCGCTGCCTCCGCCTCTGCCTCTCCCTGGAACTCTTTGCGTCGCGACGGCTGCTTGTAATGAAATGACTTTTTCGGCACTCCGTTTGGTAGCCATTGGAAGAAGCCTTTGTCTGGCTGATTTCCTGCGCTGATTTCAGCTTCTCTCGTATTTTAGAggtaatttaaatatttcaaagaaACACAGTGTCAAGATCCAGCGAAGATCTGCCGGGATTGCCTGTTCCAGCTAAGATTAGGTAAAGGTAACACCTTAACAACAAATCCAATCTTCCTTCTTTGATTTATTGCAGTATAACCAACATTTCtataagcaaataaattaactaaTTGACAGCACTAGCAACAAAAGTGCTGCCACTTCTAATAAACTCAATTAACCCAAAAAGCCattacttaaaattttaaatgtggtCACACTTGCGTTACCAAACTGTCAAAATTACTGTCAAATCGACAGATCCTTTGCAAATTACTAAGGCTTTTTCTTTATCTATTTGACTTTGTTCAGCTGGTAACATTTTTCATAGCAATAGAGTCTCAACTTTTCCCAATTTTAaacttataattatataacttttatatttcgtgtattaattaatttacatttgtAGATATGGAGAACAATAATAAAGTGGAATATTGGGTAAATGCACTTCAGTCTCTTGTGGGAGAGCGAAATGAATTGTTGCGGAATTTCGCCGACTTTAAAAATGGACTAATTGTCATAGAATCATTTATGCGCGAATTTAATGAACAGGAGACAAATCTTGCAATAGTTATTCGTTCCAGAGACCAGGAGATCAAGAAACTGAAGGCggaaatagaaaaactaaaagctACATTGTCTACGCTACCCAAAATAAATGATTGCTTAGAATTGGGAGCAGAATGTCAGCATTTCAAGTCAAGACAACCAATTAAACCGTTTGAGGAAGCACCCAAAAATCAAAGTTGCCTTCAGTTGATTTCTAGTTTCATCAAGGAGCAGATGACATCTCTCTCGGCAATTCAAGAGATGGTGGACGaaaaaattcaagaagaaCAATCCAACAAGGAAAAATTGCTTCAGAAATTAGCAGAATATGAGCAACGAGAAGAGCTTCACGTGGAGCAAATGTCCAAATTGCGCCTGCTGCTTATAAGTAAAATGCAGGCGAAGAATAAGGGGTTTCTAGAGCTGAGACATTCCATGCAGCTGCTGAAGGACGAATATGAAAACAGTAAGGCCTGCTCCATATGTTGGGACACGATCAAGCCTTCTGGAAGTCATCGTGCGGTCTCATTGCTGTGTGGACATCTTTTTGGCGAGAGATGCATTCGATTCAGTCTGCTAAGTTCGCTTGAGTGTCCCCAGTGCAGGGCCCCAGCCCATGAAAGGGATGTGCACAATATCTATGGCTTCCCAGCCTAATCTCATATCACGACAAacaatcatatttattttatttttttcctaATAAAAGGGAACCGGTAAACTCATCTAGTTCTATAAGGCGTGCCTATCTCTCATACATTTATGCGGCCCAACCTAGGCGCACTTCCAGCCCATTCAGAAGTGAATGTGTGCAGCTTTTCAGCATTCCTGGCCATAATTTGTGGCAGCGACTTTTGTCACCCCGAAATCAAATGTCACAAAGGCGAGGTCATATGCCGTCTGGTCATAACGATAAATTTCACGCACCCAGCGCATAAAGACAATAGAGCCAATTTCCAGCTACGGCAACGGcgaaaatataattgaattgaatttgatgGAGGCACCAAAGCCTAACCGAAGGCAAATCTCGGCACATGGAATGCAGGCGAGAGCACGCGGGCAGCATAAGCGGTGGGTGACGGGCGACGGGTGACGGTAAATGGACCTTGCGTAGATTTCACGACTGGCCACCGCTCTGGCCAAATATAGAAACGCGCTGCGTGGCTCCGTGGACAATAGACAATACGTATACGCACAATTCTCAGGCCACAGGCTGACTTGGCTAACCAAAACGGGCTACAAAATGGGAGAGTCGAGTTGGCTATATGTGACTGAAAATGCTCTTTAGCTTTAGCGAAGGACATATGAATGTGAAATATCCAAGAGCTTCAAAAGACTCAACTGAGTTGGGAATTGTAAATCTAAGACGTGCATTTAAATCTTTTATAGAGCATTCACTTGTCGGTGTTTGTATGTTGCGGGTAGCTTTCATAGCTTGTTGCTCCTTTGTGTTAAGCTCTGACTTGACCGGGGCGCACAAAATGGGCCATGCAACTGTCTGGGGCCACGCTTACGGTTAAAAGTCTTGGCTGGTGGAGC
The sequence above is a segment of the Drosophila virilis strain 15010-1051.87 chromosome 3, Dvir_AGI_RSII-ME, whole genome shotgun sequence genome. Coding sequences within it:
- the LOC6623462 gene encoding E3 ubiquitin-protein ligase rfwd3.L, whose amino-acid sequence is MVDEKIQEEQSNKEKLLQKLAEYEQREELHVEQMSKLRLLLISKMQAKNKGFLELRHSMQLLKDEYENSKACSICWDTIKPSGSHRAVSLLCGHLFGERCIRFSLLSSLECPQCRAPAHERDVHNIYGFPA